Proteins encoded together in one Coffea arabica cultivar ET-39 chromosome 2c, Coffea Arabica ET-39 HiFi, whole genome shotgun sequence window:
- the LOC113725088 gene encoding peroxidase 66-like encodes MAPLVQHIVVVLLIAIPLTKAVLDAHYYDKTCPQAESIIFQTLRNASLYDRKVPARILRMFFHDCFIRGCDASILLGSTPGNKAEKDGPPNISVRSFYVIDDAKTNLESACPHTVSCADIIAVAARDVVAMSGGPHWNVLKGRKDGRVSIANETIDLPAPSSNSTQLIQSFAKRGLGVKDLVALSGGHTLGFSHCSSFEARLRNFSSLHEVDPTLNTEFAENLKKKCPKHHTDSNAGQFLDSTASTFDNEYYKRVIAGKGVFASDQALYGDHRTKWIVESFARDQALFFSEFASSMVRLGNVGVNEHGEVRTKCRVVN; translated from the exons atggctcCTCTGGTTCAGCATATTGTCGTCGTTCTTTTAATCGCAATTCCGTTGACAAAGGCAGTTCTTGATGCCCACTACTATGACAAAACATGTCCTCAGGCTGAAAGTATCATCTTTCAAACTCTTCGTAATGCTTCATTATATGATCGTAAAGTCCCTGCTCGCATCCTCAGAATGTTCTTCCATGATTGTTTCATAAGG GGGTGTGATGCGTCAATTTTGCTCGGCTCAACTCCGGGAAACAAAGCAGAAAAAGACGGCCCTCCAAACATCTCAGTTCGATCATTCTATGTGATTGATGATGCCAAAACTAATCTTGAATCTGCTTGTCCGCATACAGTTTCTTGTGCTGATATAATTGCTGTCGCGGCAAGAGATGTGGTAGCAATG tcTGGAGGTCCACACTGGAATGTACTCAAAGGAAGAAAAGACGGAAGAGTCTCCATAGCTAATGAAACAATTGACTTGCCAGCACCATCCTCCAATTCAACGCAACTTATTCAGAGTTTTGCAAAGAGGGGTTTAGGCGTTAAAGATTTGGTTGCTCTTTCCGGTGGACACACCCTAGGATTTTCACATTGCTCTTCCTTTGAAGCCAGGCTTCGAAATTTTAGTTCGTTGCACGAGGTTGATCCTACCTTGAACACAGAGTTCGCAGAAAACCTGAAGAAGAAATGCCCAAAACACCATACAGACAGCAATGCAGGACAGTTCCTGGACTCAACCGCATCTACTTTTGATAATGAATACTACAAGCGAGTTATTGCAGGAAAAGGCGTGTTTGCATCAGACCAGGCCTTGTACGGTGATCACAGGACTAAATGGATTGTTGAATCATTCGCCAGAGATCAAGCACTGTTCTTTTCGGAATTTGCATCTTCAATGGTGAGACTGGGTAATGTTGGTGTTAATGAACATGGAGAAGTGAGAACAAAATGCAGAGTTGTGAACTGA
- the LOC113725092 gene encoding uncharacterized protein isoform X2 — protein sequence MGKEWLSWGGGHRSKSSRKGKSSGGGGSGAEREAPTGCMCAVLQLFDLHHLPLASFRPAPFLQDQPTICGGLEAPRNSLELEEPSTDKEAGSSLASTMKRQENLNIPVNIQIRTSCESKSSPRVSISKARTDDLLSDCSSSSPGAKTPTLVARLMGLDQLPETESTSNAASTLNSLTSSHMHPQAQSQRREQSLVYRRRSCSANNSSRSFPENDFTAGTLSLPETPRISSARRSDAEHRLSLQISNKESIMGEELEFSAYTARKLARRISESRREDENCRRSGHYAGQIVKQVKDRVSRKVGLDITNRVMSRVEQPRDDDEHVVLLKPNKPFNNNNKAALTRALVGDDSSQVKQSTPSCSPRLSEYYSYYYYYPKNKPPVVNSTQSAQHSPRLSPLSKPIPQVAPSLQEHLPNHQKNSPAVKKCKKDAVASQKYTSRLKKPLQVSDGIRNKKEEPFIRSATTNKGNVADKKCKKTPLSHDLLNCGTAAPTLLPVKKDIPFPATKVVCDKQAPDAETWKRRKQKLSSCSSQSYNKEEQQEKEATHILTAITQENIQDDRCRRNGSSTILTSTSPGIGDKAEASVAEYQCYIQRILKRTGIDKSTPVALAKWYSASRPLDPSIFHYLELFHPTTLTAPVSTSTSPSNLTLRSNRRLVFQLVDELLAEILKPYLCMKPSCHLRPRGQMYGSELIDTLCSRINMFPAANCQVLEDIDALVDADFRLGRESFGGEEEEGGGGEEIVSEIERGIVESLVHETAMEAAAAYG from the exons ATGGGCAAAGAATGGCTGTCCTGGGGTGGAGGTCACAGGAGTAAATCCTCCAGAAAAGGAAAATCATCGGGAGGAGGAGGAAGCGGAGCTGAAAGAGAAGCCCCCACGGGATGCATGTGTGCTGTACTTCAACTCTTTGATTTGCATCATCTTCCGCTTGCTTCTTTCAGGCCTGCCCCTTTCTTGCAAGACCAACCAACCATCTGCGGAG GGCTAGAAGCACCAAGAAACAGCTTAGAGTTGGAGGAGCCGTCCACGGACAAGGAAGCTGGAAGTTCATTGGCATCCACCATGAAGCGACAGGAAAATTTGAACATCCCG GTGAACATTCAAATTAGGACAAGTTGTGAAAGCAAATCATCGCCAAGAGTCTCAATTTCAAAGGCAAGGACGGATGATTTATTATCCGATTGCAGCAGCAGCTCCCCTGGGGCCAAAACTCCAACTCTGGTTGCTAGACTAATGGGCCTGGATCAACTTCCTGAGACTGAGAGCACTTCTAATGCTGCCTCAACTCTAAATTCTCTAACAAGCTCCCACATGCATCCTCAAGCACAAAGTCAGAGAAGGGAACAATCCCTCGTCTACAGACGACGTTCATGCAGTGCCAACAACAGCAGCAGAAGTTTTCCGGAGAATGACTTCACCGCGGGTACTCTTTCCCTGCCTGAGACACCTAGAATATCGTCAGCAAGGAGGTCAGATGCGGAACACAGGCTATCccttcaaatcagcaacaaagAGAGCATTATGGGCGAGGAGCTCGAATTCTCAGCTTACACAGCAAGGAAATTGGCCCGGAGGATATCAGAGTCCAGACGAGAAGATGAAAATTGCAGAAGGAGCGGTCATTATGCCGGGCAGATTGTGAAGCAAGTGAAGGACAGGGTAAGCAGAAAAGTAGGGCTCGACATAACCAACAGAGTCATGAGCAGGGTGGAGCAGCCAAGGGATGATGACGAACACGTTGTTCTCCTCAAACCCAACAAACCATTTAATAATAACAACAAGGCGGCCTTAACAAGAGCACTGGTTGGCGATGATTCTAGCCAAGTCAAGCAATCAACACCATCTTGCTCTCCGAGGCTCTCGGAAtattattcttattattattattatcccaAGAACAAGCCCCCAGTTGTCAATAGCACTCAGTCTGCGCAACATTCTCCAAGGCTCTCCCCGTTGTCCAAGCCAATTCCTCAAGTTGCTCCGAGTCTACAAGAGCATTTaccaaatcaccaaaaaaaCTCCCCGGCAGTCAAGAAATGCAAGAAGGATGCCGTTGCCAGCCAGAAATACACCTCCCGTCTGAAAAAGCCTCTGCAAGTTTCCGATGGCATTAGGAACAAAAAGGAAgagccattcattcgttcaGCGACCACAAACAAAGGAAACGTCGCAGACAAGAAATGCAAGAAGACTCCACTTTCCCATGACCTTCTCAACTGCGGTACTGCGGCCCCAACCCTCTTACCTGTCAAGAAAGACATCCCTTTTCCAGCAACCAAAGTAGTATGTGATAAACag GCACCTGATGCTGAAACGTGGAAAAGGCGCAAACAAAAATTATCTAGTTGTTCGAGCCAGTCGTACAACAAGGAGGAGCAGCAGGAGAAAGAGGCGACGCACATACTCACCGCCATTACTCAAGAAAACATCCAAGATGACAGATGTCGTCGCAACGGAAGTTCTACCATCTTAACCTCCACCTCCCCCGGTATCGGTGATAAAGCAGAAGCATCCGTAGCGGAATATCAGTGCTACATCCAAAGAATACTAAAGCGTACGGGTATAGACAAAAGTACCCCAGTGGCCCTGGCCAAATGGTACTCCGCGTCTCGCCCTCTGGACCCTTCCATCTTTCACTACCTCGAACTTTTTCACCCCACCACATTAACCGCCCCTGTTTCCACCTCCACAAGCCCTTCCAACTTGACCTTGAGGTCCAACAGAAGGCTGGTTTTCCAATTGGTGGACGAGCTGCTAGCAGAAATTCTCAAGCCCTATCTATGCATGAAGCCAAGCTGCCACCTGCGGCCGCGTGGTCAAATGTACGGGTCAGAGTTGATTGACACGTTGTGCTCCAGAATCAACATGTTTCCTGCGGCTAACTGTCAGGTTCTAGAAGACATAGATGCACTGGTGGACGCGGATTTCCGGCTGGGAAGAGAATCATttggaggagaagaagaagaaggaggaggaggagaggagATAGTATCGGAGATTGAACGTGGCATCGTGGAGTCGCTGGTGCATGAAACGGCAATGGAGGCGGCTGCGGCTTACGGCTAG
- the LOC113725092 gene encoding uncharacterized protein isoform X1 has translation MGKEWLSWGGGHRSKSSRKGKSSGGGGSGAEREAPTGCMCAVLQLFDLHHLPLASFRPAPFLQDQPTICGGLEAPRNSLELEEPSTDKEAGSSLASTMKRQENLNIPVNIQIRTSCESKSSPRVSISKARTDDLLSDCSSSSPGAKTPTLVARLMGLDQLPETESTSNAASTLNSLTSSHMHPQAQSQRREQSLVYRRRSCSANNSSRSFPENDFTAGTLSLPETPRISSARRSDAEHRLSLQISNKESIMGEELEFSAYTARKLARRISESRREDENCRRSGHYAGQIVKQVKDRVSRKVGLDITNRVMSRVEQPRDDDEHVVLLKPNKPFNNNNKAALTRALVGDDSSQVKQSTPSCSPRLSEYYSYYYYYPKNKPPVVNSTQSAQHSPRLSPLSKPIPQVAPSLQEHLPNHQKNSPAVKKCKKDAVASQKYTSRLKKPLQVSDGIRNKKEEPFIRSATTNKGNVADKKCKKTPLSHDLLNCGTAAPTLLPVKKDIPFPATKVVCDKQPQAPDAETWKRRKQKLSSCSSQSYNKEEQQEKEATHILTAITQENIQDDRCRRNGSSTILTSTSPGIGDKAEASVAEYQCYIQRILKRTGIDKSTPVALAKWYSASRPLDPSIFHYLELFHPTTLTAPVSTSTSPSNLTLRSNRRLVFQLVDELLAEILKPYLCMKPSCHLRPRGQMYGSELIDTLCSRINMFPAANCQVLEDIDALVDADFRLGRESFGGEEEEGGGGEEIVSEIERGIVESLVHETAMEAAAAYG, from the exons ATGGGCAAAGAATGGCTGTCCTGGGGTGGAGGTCACAGGAGTAAATCCTCCAGAAAAGGAAAATCATCGGGAGGAGGAGGAAGCGGAGCTGAAAGAGAAGCCCCCACGGGATGCATGTGTGCTGTACTTCAACTCTTTGATTTGCATCATCTTCCGCTTGCTTCTTTCAGGCCTGCCCCTTTCTTGCAAGACCAACCAACCATCTGCGGAG GGCTAGAAGCACCAAGAAACAGCTTAGAGTTGGAGGAGCCGTCCACGGACAAGGAAGCTGGAAGTTCATTGGCATCCACCATGAAGCGACAGGAAAATTTGAACATCCCG GTGAACATTCAAATTAGGACAAGTTGTGAAAGCAAATCATCGCCAAGAGTCTCAATTTCAAAGGCAAGGACGGATGATTTATTATCCGATTGCAGCAGCAGCTCCCCTGGGGCCAAAACTCCAACTCTGGTTGCTAGACTAATGGGCCTGGATCAACTTCCTGAGACTGAGAGCACTTCTAATGCTGCCTCAACTCTAAATTCTCTAACAAGCTCCCACATGCATCCTCAAGCACAAAGTCAGAGAAGGGAACAATCCCTCGTCTACAGACGACGTTCATGCAGTGCCAACAACAGCAGCAGAAGTTTTCCGGAGAATGACTTCACCGCGGGTACTCTTTCCCTGCCTGAGACACCTAGAATATCGTCAGCAAGGAGGTCAGATGCGGAACACAGGCTATCccttcaaatcagcaacaaagAGAGCATTATGGGCGAGGAGCTCGAATTCTCAGCTTACACAGCAAGGAAATTGGCCCGGAGGATATCAGAGTCCAGACGAGAAGATGAAAATTGCAGAAGGAGCGGTCATTATGCCGGGCAGATTGTGAAGCAAGTGAAGGACAGGGTAAGCAGAAAAGTAGGGCTCGACATAACCAACAGAGTCATGAGCAGGGTGGAGCAGCCAAGGGATGATGACGAACACGTTGTTCTCCTCAAACCCAACAAACCATTTAATAATAACAACAAGGCGGCCTTAACAAGAGCACTGGTTGGCGATGATTCTAGCCAAGTCAAGCAATCAACACCATCTTGCTCTCCGAGGCTCTCGGAAtattattcttattattattattatcccaAGAACAAGCCCCCAGTTGTCAATAGCACTCAGTCTGCGCAACATTCTCCAAGGCTCTCCCCGTTGTCCAAGCCAATTCCTCAAGTTGCTCCGAGTCTACAAGAGCATTTaccaaatcaccaaaaaaaCTCCCCGGCAGTCAAGAAATGCAAGAAGGATGCCGTTGCCAGCCAGAAATACACCTCCCGTCTGAAAAAGCCTCTGCAAGTTTCCGATGGCATTAGGAACAAAAAGGAAgagccattcattcgttcaGCGACCACAAACAAAGGAAACGTCGCAGACAAGAAATGCAAGAAGACTCCACTTTCCCATGACCTTCTCAACTGCGGTACTGCGGCCCCAACCCTCTTACCTGTCAAGAAAGACATCCCTTTTCCAGCAACCAAAGTAGTATGTGATAAACag ccacagGCACCTGATGCTGAAACGTGGAAAAGGCGCAAACAAAAATTATCTAGTTGTTCGAGCCAGTCGTACAACAAGGAGGAGCAGCAGGAGAAAGAGGCGACGCACATACTCACCGCCATTACTCAAGAAAACATCCAAGATGACAGATGTCGTCGCAACGGAAGTTCTACCATCTTAACCTCCACCTCCCCCGGTATCGGTGATAAAGCAGAAGCATCCGTAGCGGAATATCAGTGCTACATCCAAAGAATACTAAAGCGTACGGGTATAGACAAAAGTACCCCAGTGGCCCTGGCCAAATGGTACTCCGCGTCTCGCCCTCTGGACCCTTCCATCTTTCACTACCTCGAACTTTTTCACCCCACCACATTAACCGCCCCTGTTTCCACCTCCACAAGCCCTTCCAACTTGACCTTGAGGTCCAACAGAAGGCTGGTTTTCCAATTGGTGGACGAGCTGCTAGCAGAAATTCTCAAGCCCTATCTATGCATGAAGCCAAGCTGCCACCTGCGGCCGCGTGGTCAAATGTACGGGTCAGAGTTGATTGACACGTTGTGCTCCAGAATCAACATGTTTCCTGCGGCTAACTGTCAGGTTCTAGAAGACATAGATGCACTGGTGGACGCGGATTTCCGGCTGGGAAGAGAATCATttggaggagaagaagaagaaggaggaggaggagaggagATAGTATCGGAGATTGAACGTGGCATCGTGGAGTCGCTGGTGCATGAAACGGCAATGGAGGCGGCTGCGGCTTACGGCTAG
- the LOC113725091 gene encoding MADS-box protein AGL42-like, with amino-acid sequence MLVGDLGSHTTSRKMVRGKIQMRRIENATSRQVTFSKRRNGLLKKAYELSVLCDAEVALIIFSQKGKLYEFSSSNMQKTIDKYRGCVKEDQRSDQDIEKYIQELKLEAINMANTIEFLEASQRKLLGQDLGSSSLEELQQIDSQLERSLTNVRARKTQLFKEEIERLKAKEMLLLEENARLSQKCGLGSWHAPAKRKEIGSCSQSTQSSEVETGLFIGLPETRVLEYRRF; translated from the exons ATGCTTGTGGGAGATTTGGGCTCTCATACAACTTCCAG AAAAATGGTGAGAGGGAAGATTCAGATGAGGAGGATTGAGAATGCAACGAGCAGGCAGGTGACCTTCTCAAAGAGGAGAAATGGGCTTCTGAAGAAGGCGTACGAGCTATCAGTTCTGTGTGATGCTGAAGTTGCTTTGATAATTTTCTCACAAAAAGGGAAGCTCTATGAGTTCTCAAGCTCCAA CATGCAAAAGACAATCGATAAATATCGTGGCTGTGTGAAGGAAGATCAAAGAAGCGACCAAGACATTGAGAAATATATACAG GAGCTGAAGCTGGAAGCTATAAACATGGCAAATACGATAGAATTCCTTGAAGCTTCTCAACG GAAGCTTTTGGGGCAAGATCTGGGATCAAGTTCACTAGAGGAACTTCAACAGATTGACAGCCAGCTCGAGAGAAGTCTAACGAACGTCAGGGCAAGGAAG ACTCAGCTATTCAAGGAAGAAATAGAGCGGCTAAAAGCAAAG GAGATGcttttgttggaagaaaatgCAAGGTTATCTCAAAAG TGTGGACTCGGGTCGTGGCATGCACCGGcaaagaggaaagaaattggAAGTTGCAGCCAAAGTACTCAAAGCTCAGAGGTGGAGACTGGGTTGTTTATCGGCCTTCCTGAAACTCGAGTCTTAGAGTATCGTCgcttttga